CCTTTCATGTAACCTTTCATGTGTGCCAAACCAGAAAATGCCAGAACCCAACAATAGCATAGTTGCACTAGCTGTTGTGGCACTAGCTGTTGTGGCGCTAGTTGTTGTGGCACTAGCTGTTGTTGCACTAGCTGTTGTTGCACTAGCTGTTGTGGCACTAGTTGTTGTTGCACTAGCTGTTGTTGCGCTAGCTGTTGTTGTAGTAGCTGTTGTGGCACTAGCTGTTGTGGCACTAGCTGTTGTTGCACTAGCTGTTGTGGCACTAGCTGTTGTGGAACTACCTGTTGTTGCACTAGCTGTTGTGGCACTAGCTTTTGTTGCACTAGCTGTTGTGGCACTAGTTGTTGTTGCACTAGCTGTTGTTGCACTAGCTGTTGTTGCACTAGCTGTTGTGGCACTAGTTGTTGTTGCACTAGCTGTTGTTGCGCTAGCTGTTGTTGCAGTAGCTGTTGTGGCACTAGTTGTTGTGGCACTAGCTGTTGTTGCACTAGCTGTTGTGGCACTAGCTGTTGTGGAACTACCTGTTGTTGCACTAGCTGTTGTGGCACTAGCTTTTGTTGCACTAGCTGTTGGGGCACTAGCTGTTGTGGCACTAGCTGTTCTTGCACTAGCTCTTGTGGCACTAGCTGTTGTTGCACTAGCTGTTGTGGCACTAGCTGTTCTTGCACTAGCTGTTGTGGCACTGGCTGTTGTGGCACTAGCTGTTGTTGCACTAGCTGTTGTTGCACTAGCTGTTGTGGCACTAGCTGTTGTGGCACTAGCTGTTGTGGCACTAGCTGTTCTTGCACTAGCTGTTGTGGCACTGGCTGTTGTGGCACTAGCTGTTGTTGCACTAGCTGTTGTGGCACTAGCTGTTGTGGCACTAGCTGTTGTGGCACTAGCTGTTGTTGCACTAGCTGTTGTGGCACTAGCTGTTGTTTCACTAGCTGTTGTGGCACTAGTAGTTGTTGCACTACCTGTTGTTGCACTAGCTGTTGTGGCACTAGCTGTTGTTGCACTAGCTGTTGTTGCACTAGCTGTTGTGGCACTAGCTGTTGTTGTACTAGCTGTTGTGGCACTAGCTGTTGTTGCACTAGCTGTTGTGGCACTACCTGTTGTGGCACTAGCTGTTGTGGCACTAGTTGTTGTGGCACTAGCTGTTGTCGCATTAGCTGTTGTGGCACTAGTTGTTGTAGCACTAGCTGTTGTTGCACGAGCTGTGTGGCATCTTCTCTCCGTAAAGCATTAGAGCTGCCAGACAGCCGCGCCTATCTATCTGTtcactctcttttcttttctttgttaacCACATAACTAATTTCATGTAGCCTTGAGTGCACCGCAGCACATTGGTGTCAGTACCATTACGTTGCCAGTCCATTAGCTTTGCGGTACAGTCAGCCTACAAAGCTTAAAGTGTATGTGTATTTGGTTTTTTCCCAGTGTAACCTGTATCGCTGTGGTAAATAGTGTATCTGTAGAAGGGTTTTAAACATATAGAGGTATAGATTTGATATCTAGACATTCGACAGTGGCCGATAGAGGAATGGTTCTCATGTAGCGTATATTCGACAAGAACGTACTCTTGGAACCTGAACCTTTCTGTTTGCCGGCACACCAGCCCGATACTGCGGAAAAGGGGAAGCATCGTATTAATTTGCATTCCAGAAAGTTCGCTGAAGGAAAAGACAAGGAGCCGTTTTAGCCTGCACTCGGTTTACAGTGCAGACAACCGGGGCGACTCTGGTTCTCTGGGACGTGGGGGACGTAACGGGTGAATTAAGGCGTAGACATGTGTGATAGTGTACCTGTGCTGACCGTAGACCAaaagctgttcccctgtctctcttctctgtgtTGTCATCAACCTGTTTGATTCTAGGTCATTGTCAAAGAAATGAgataaaataacaataaagatGTTCCTCCGTGACTTTCCTGACCTTGAGAGATTTATCTTGTCCCCATTGTCCATCCTTCTCCACATACATTTGTCCATTTTCTTCAGCCCATTGGTGTTTGGCCATGCAATGAAATGAAAAGATTTACATAAAGTGTCaatcaaaattaaaaagaaaaattggCAGCATACACCTGTATTACATCAGGGCCACTGTGTTTGACGGCCAGAAAACAGTTGATTTGGACGAATCCTTGCATGTCGACACACCTGCTTTATCCTTTACCTCCTCGTGCCAGGGATGTGTGGATGGATTTGTGAGTTAAATGAATGAGTAAATGGgcagcacggtagcgcagtggcctcactgcaagaaggtcctgggttcgagccccggggtagtccaaccttgggggtcgtcccgggtcgtcctctgtgtggagtttgcatgttctccccgtgtctgcatgggtttcctctgggggctctggtttcctcccacagtccaaagacctgtaggtcaggtgactcgaagacatgtaggtcaggtgactcaaagacatgtaggtcaggtgactcaaagacatgtaggtcaggtgactcgaagacatgtaggtcaggtgactcaaagacatgtaggtcaggtgactcaaagacatgtaggtcaggtgactcaaagacatgttggtcaggtgactcaaagacatgtaggtcaggtgactcaaagacatgtaggtcaggtgactcaaagacatgttggtcaggtgactcaaagacatgttggtcaggtgactcaaagacatgtaggtcaggtgactcaaagacatgttggtcaggtgactcaaagacatgtaggtcaggtgactcaaagacatgtaggtcaggtgactcgaagacatgttggtcaggtgactcaaagacatgtaggtcaggtgactcaaagacatgtaggtcaggtgactcaaagacatgtaggtcaggtgaatcaaagacatgtaggtcaggtgaatcggccgtactacattgtccctagttgtgtgtgtgtgtgtgtgtgtgtgtgtgtgtgtgtgtgtgtgtgtcggccggccctgtgatggtctggcggcctgtccagggtgtctccccgcctgccgcccagtgactgctgagataggctccagcatccccgcgaccctgagagcaggataaggggttcggataatggatggatggatggatggatatattgatGGAataggtgatggatggatggatggatggatggatatattgatGGAataggtgatggatggatggatggatggatggatggatggatggatggatggatggatatattgatTTGGGGTTGGGTGGTGGCATGTCACCAGAAAAAACCCAGTGAAGATGTGACTGATAGGGGTTGTATTTGTGACTGAAGGCGTAACCTGACACACAGCTCTGGTGCCACCCGAACCCGGTCATGTCCTCCTTCCCCCGGTGCCTGGAAAGTCTGTTAACAGATCAGCCATCTTTCCAGCAAAACCCGGCCCCTCTCACTTTAAACAGCTCATGCGATAACAAaaatgctttctttctttttttgtcccaaaaaagcccccccccccgagcccccTCCACTCTCTCTGCCCCGACTCCG
This genomic stretch from Lampris incognitus isolate fLamInc1 chromosome 5, fLamInc1.hap2, whole genome shotgun sequence harbors:
- the LOC130112321 gene encoding keratin-associated protein 5-5-like codes for the protein MPATETKFPCDLKLFKHSCTSCCGTSCCGASCCGTSCCCTSCCCTSCCGTSCCCTSCCCASCCCSSCCGTSCCGTSCCCTSCCGTSCCGTTCCCTSCCGTSFCCTSCCGTSCCCTSCCCTSCCCTSCCGTSCCCTSCCCASCCCSSCCGTSCCGTSCCCTSCCGTSCCGTTCCCTSCCGTSFCCTSCWGTSCCGTSCSCTSSCGTSCCCTSCCGTSCSCTSCCGTGCCGTSCCCTSCCCTSCCGTSCCGTSCCGTSCSCTSCCGTGCCGTSCCCTSCCGTSCCGTSCCGTSCCCTSCCGTSCCFTSCCGTSSCCTTCCCTSCCGTSCCCTSCCCTSCCGTSCCCTSCCGTSCCCTSCCGTTCCGTSCCGTSCCGTSCCRISCCGTSCCSTSCCCTSCVASSLRKALELPDSRAYLSVHSLFFSLLTT